The Streptomyces sp. NBC_00670 genome window below encodes:
- the relA gene encoding GTP pyrophosphokinase yields the protein MPDEAQHLTAAKPGETPKPAATPASDTKNDTRGPVEGAPSPVDKPASQTRPKPAPPERPTAPAARANTGQTSRSGSSNRVRARLARLGVQRANPYNPVLEPLLRIVRGNDPKIETSTLRQIERAYQVAERWHRGQKRKSGDPYITHPLAVTTILAELGMDPATLMAGLLHDTVEDTEYGLEDLRRDFGDVVTLLVDGVTKLDRVKFGEAAQAETVRKMVVAMAKDPRVLVIKLADRLHNMRTMRYLKREKQEKKARETLEIYAPLAHRLGMNTIKWELEDLAFAILYPKMYDEIVRLVAERAPKRDEYLAIVTDEVQQDLRAARIKATVTGRPKHYYSVYQKMIVRGRDFAEIYDLVGIRVLVDTVRDCYAALGTVHARWNPVPGRFKDYIAMPKFNMYQSLHTTVIGPNGKPVELQIRTFDMHRRAEYGIAAHWKYKQEAVAGASKVRTDAPKASGKAGKDSAAINDMAWLRQLLDWQKETEDPSEFLESLRFDLSRNEVFVFTPKGDVIALPAGATPVDFSYAVHTEVGHRTIGARVNGRLVPLESTLDNGDLVEVFTSKAPGAGPSRDWLGFVKSPRARNKIRAWFSKERRDEAIEQGKDAIVRAMRKQNLPIQRILTGDSLVTLAHEMRYSDISALYAAIGEGHVSAQNIVQKLVQALGGEEAATEEIDESVPPSRGRGRKRRSSADPGVVVKGVEDVWVKLARCCTPVPGDPIIGFVTRGSGVSVHRSDCVNVDSLSREPERILEVEWAPTQSSVFLVAIQVEALDRSRLLSDVTRVLSDQHVNILSAAVQTSRDRVATSRFTFEMGDPKHLGHVLKAVRGVEGVYDVYRVTSARRP from the coding sequence TTGCCAGACGAGGCCCAGCACCTGACCGCCGCCAAGCCCGGGGAGACCCCCAAGCCCGCGGCCACTCCCGCGTCGGACACGAAGAACGACACCCGCGGGCCGGTCGAGGGCGCCCCGTCGCCGGTCGACAAGCCCGCGTCGCAGACGCGTCCCAAGCCGGCCCCGCCCGAGCGCCCCACCGCTCCCGCGGCCCGTGCCAACACCGGCCAGACCTCGCGCTCCGGCTCCTCCAACCGCGTCCGCGCCCGCCTCGCCCGCCTCGGCGTCCAGCGCGCCAACCCGTACAACCCGGTCCTGGAGCCGCTGCTGCGGATAGTGCGCGGCAACGACCCCAAGATCGAGACGTCGACGCTGCGCCAGATCGAACGCGCCTACCAGGTCGCCGAGCGCTGGCACCGCGGCCAGAAGCGCAAGAGCGGCGACCCGTACATCACGCACCCGCTCGCGGTCACCACCATCCTCGCCGAGCTCGGCATGGACCCGGCCACACTCATGGCGGGCCTGCTGCACGACACCGTCGAGGACACCGAGTACGGCCTGGAGGACCTGCGCCGCGACTTCGGCGACGTCGTCACCCTCCTCGTCGACGGCGTCACCAAGCTGGACCGCGTCAAGTTCGGCGAGGCCGCCCAGGCCGAGACCGTGCGCAAGATGGTCGTCGCCATGGCCAAGGACCCCCGCGTCCTGGTCATCAAGCTCGCCGACCGCCTGCACAACATGCGCACCATGCGCTACCTCAAGCGCGAGAAGCAGGAGAAGAAGGCGCGCGAGACCCTCGAGATCTACGCGCCGCTCGCCCACCGGCTGGGCATGAACACCATCAAGTGGGAACTGGAGGACCTCGCCTTCGCGATCCTCTACCCCAAGATGTACGACGAGATCGTGCGCCTGGTCGCCGAACGCGCCCCCAAGCGGGACGAGTACCTCGCGATAGTGACCGACGAGGTCCAGCAGGACCTGCGCGCCGCCCGCATCAAGGCGACCGTCACCGGCCGCCCCAAGCACTACTACAGCGTCTACCAGAAGATGATCGTCCGCGGCCGGGACTTCGCGGAGATCTACGACCTGGTGGGCATCCGCGTCCTGGTGGACACCGTCCGCGACTGCTACGCGGCGCTGGGCACCGTCCACGCCCGCTGGAACCCGGTTCCGGGGCGGTTCAAGGACTACATCGCGATGCCCAAGTTCAACATGTACCAGTCGCTGCACACGACGGTCATCGGACCCAACGGCAAGCCGGTCGAGCTCCAGATCCGCACGTTCGACATGCACCGCCGCGCCGAGTACGGCATCGCCGCGCACTGGAAGTACAAGCAGGAGGCCGTCGCCGGCGCCTCCAAGGTCCGCACCGACGCCCCCAAGGCGTCCGGCAAGGCCGGCAAGGACTCGGCCGCCATCAACGACATGGCGTGGCTGCGGCAGCTCCTGGACTGGCAGAAGGAGACCGAGGACCCCAGCGAGTTCCTGGAGTCGCTGCGCTTCGACCTCTCCCGCAACGAGGTCTTCGTCTTCACCCCCAAGGGCGACGTCATCGCGCTGCCGGCCGGCGCCACCCCGGTCGACTTCTCCTACGCCGTCCACACCGAGGTCGGCCACCGCACCATAGGGGCACGCGTCAACGGCCGCCTGGTGCCGCTGGAGTCCACCCTGGACAACGGCGACCTGGTGGAGGTCTTCACCTCCAAGGCGCCCGGCGCCGGCCCCTCACGCGACTGGCTCGGCTTCGTCAAGTCGCCGCGCGCCCGCAACAAGATCCGTGCCTGGTTCTCCAAGGAGCGCCGCGACGAGGCGATCGAGCAGGGCAAGGACGCGATCGTGCGCGCGATGCGCAAGCAGAACCTGCCGATCCAGCGCATCCTCACCGGCGACTCCCTGGTCACCCTGGCGCACGAGATGCGCTACTCGGACATCTCCGCGCTGTACGCGGCGATCGGCGAGGGCCATGTCTCGGCGCAGAACATCGTGCAGAAGCTCGTCCAGGCGCTCGGCGGCGAGGAGGCCGCGACCGAGGAGATCGACGAGAGCGTCCCGCCCTCGCGCGGCCGGGGCCGCAAGCGGCGCTCCAGCGCCGACCCGGGCGTCGTCGTCAAGGGCGTCGAAGACGTGTGGGTCAAGCTGGCCCGCTGCTGTACGCCGGTGCCGGGCGATCCGATCATCGGCTTCGTCACCCGCGGCAGCGGCGTCTCGGTCCACCGCAGCGACTGCGTCAACGTCGACTCGCTCTCCCGCGAGCCCGAGCGGATCCTGGAGGTCGAGTGGGCCCCGACCCAGTCCTCGGTCTTCCTGGTCGCCATCCAGGTCGAGGCCCTGGACCGCTCCCGCCTCCTGTCCGACGTGACCCGCGTCCTCTCGGACCAGCACGTCAACATCCTCTCCGCCGCCGTCCAGACCTCCCGCGACCGAGTGGCCACCTCCCGCTTCACCTTCGAAATGGGCGACCCCAAACACCTGGGCCACGTCCTGAAGGCGGTACGGGGCGTGGAGGGCGTCTACGACGTCTACCGGGTGACGTCGGCCAGGCGCCCCTGA
- a CDS encoding adenine phosphoribosyltransferase, with the protein MTDIRELLLSRIRDVADYPEPGVMFKDITPLLADPAAFTALTDALAELTVRHGATKIVGLEARGFILGAPVAVRAGVGFIPVRKAGKLPGATLRQAYELEYGSAEIEVHAEDLSAGDRVMVIDDVLATGGTAEASLALIRRAGAEVAGVSVLMELGFLSGRARLEPALDGAPLEALLQV; encoded by the coding sequence ATGACCGACATCCGAGAGCTGCTGCTGAGCCGCATCCGGGACGTCGCCGACTACCCGGAGCCCGGCGTGATGTTCAAGGACATCACCCCGCTGCTCGCCGACCCGGCCGCGTTCACCGCGCTCACCGACGCCCTCGCGGAGCTGACCGTGCGGCACGGCGCCACGAAGATCGTCGGCCTGGAGGCCCGCGGCTTCATCCTGGGCGCCCCCGTCGCGGTCCGCGCCGGCGTCGGCTTCATCCCGGTGCGCAAGGCGGGCAAGCTCCCCGGCGCGACCCTGCGCCAGGCCTACGAGCTGGAGTACGGCTCCGCCGAGATCGAGGTGCACGCCGAGGACCTGAGCGCCGGCGACCGCGTCATGGTCATCGACGACGTGCTCGCCACCGGCGGCACCGCCGAGGCCTCGCTGGCCCTGATCCGGCGCGCGGGCGCCGAGGTCGCCGGGGTGTCCGTGCTGATGGAGCTCGGATTCCTCAGTGGCCGTGCCCGCCTGGAGCCGGCCCTGGACGGTGCCCCGCTGGAGGCGCTGCTCCAGGTCTGA